A window from Bos indicus x Bos taurus breed Angus x Brahman F1 hybrid chromosome 26, Bos_hybrid_MaternalHap_v2.0, whole genome shotgun sequence encodes these proteins:
- the IKZF5 gene encoding zinc finger protein Pegasus → MGEKKPEPLDFVKDFQEYLTQQTHHVNMISGSVSGDKEAEALQGAGTDGDQNGLDHPSVEVSLDENSGMLVDGFERTFDGKLKCRYCNYASKGTARLIEHIRIHTGEKPHRCHLCPFASAYERHLEAHMRSHTGEKPYKCELCSFRCSDRSNLSHHRRRKHKMVPIKGTRSSLSSKKMWGVLQKKTSNLNYSRRALINLSPPSMVVQKPDYLNDFTHEIPNIQTDSYESMAKTTPTGGLPRDPQELMVDNPLNQLSTLAGQLSSLPPENQNPASPDVVPCAEEKPFMMQQPSAQAVVSAVSASLPQSSSPASPEPRPPHGQRNYSPVAGPSSEPSAHTSTPSMGNSQPSTPAPTLPVQDPQLLHHCQHCDMYFADNILYTIHMGCHGYENPFQCNICGCKCKNKYDFACHFARGQHNQH, encoded by the exons ATGGGTGAGAAGAAACCGGAGCCTTTGGACTTTGTGAAAGATTTCCAGGAATACCTAACTCAGCAGACCCATCATGTCAACATGATTTCTGGATCAGTTAGTGGGGACAAAGAAGCAGAGGCTCTTCAGGGAG CTGGAACAGATGGTGATCAAAATGGACTTGATCACCCATCTGTTGAAGTTTCCCTGGATGAAAACTCAGGAATGTTAGTAGACGGGTTTGAAAGGACCTTTGATGGAAAGCTCAAGTGTCGGTATTGCAACTATGCCAGCAAAGGCACCGCCCGGCTCATTGAACACATTAGAATTCACACAG gTGAGAAACCTCATCGATGTCACTTGTGTCCATTTGCATCTGCCTATGAGCGTCATCTGGAAGCCCACATGCGTTCCCATACAGGAGAAAAACCATACAAATGTGAATTGTGTTCCTTCCGCTGCAGTGACCGAAGCAACCTGTCCCATCATCGAAGGCGCAAGCATAAAATGGTACCAATTAAAGGTACTAGGTCTTCCTTAAGCAGCAAGAAAATGTGGGGGGTTTTACAGAAGAAAACTAGCAACCTGAACTATAGCAGAAGAGCACTCATCAACTTAAGCCCaccttccatggtggttcagaaGCCAGACTACCTTAATGATTTTACCCACGAAATCCCAAATATCCAGACTGACTCCTATGAAAGTATGGCGAAAACTACACCAACTGGAGGCCTGCCAAGAGACCCCCAAGAACTCATGGTCGACAACCCTTTAAACCAGCTCTCAACTCTAGCTGGACAGCTGTCCAGTTTGCCACCTGAAAACCAAAACCCCGCGTCCCCTGACGTAGTTCCCTGCGCCGAGGAGAAGCCCTTCATGATGCAGCAGCCCTCCGCCCAGGCAGTGGTTTCTGCCGTGTCAGCAAGTCTTCCTCAGAGCTCCTCTCCCGCCAGCCCAGAGCCTCGGCCGCCACACGGCCAGAGGAACTACAGTCCGGTGGCAGGGCCGAGCAGTGAGCCAAGTGCCCACACAAGTACTCCAAGCATGGGAAACAGCCAGCCGAGCACTCCAGCTCCCACCCTGCCAGTCCAGGACCCGCAGCTTCTCCACCACTGCCAGCACTGTGACATGTACTTTGCCGATAATATCCTTTACACTATTCACATGGGATGTCATGGGTATGAAAATCCTTTTCAGTGTAACATATGTGGGTGCAAATGTAAAAACAAGTATGATTTTGCCTGTCATTTTGcaagagggcaacataaccaacACTGA